A region of Moorena producens PAL-8-15-08-1 DNA encodes the following proteins:
- a CDS encoding glycogen debranching protein translates to MTIWVNEQIDPSGLLYSCIATCNEEQARDCHESFQNNLTDQQKAAGWVARLRTVKSWDEVPVNTLKLN, encoded by the coding sequence ATGACTATTTGGGTAAACGAGCAGATTGATCCATCGGGTCTTCTATACTCTTGTATTGCCACTTGCAACGAAGAGCAGGCGAGGGATTGCCACGAGTCGTTTCAGAATAACTTGACTGATCAGCAAAAAGCAGCGGGTTGGGTTGCCCGATTACGCACAGTTAAGTCTTGGGATGAAGTGCCCGTTAATACATTGAAACTTAATTAG
- a CDS encoding potassium channel family protein has product MYSTLEQKYRRLRQELIAGAITLGGVFLIGTLWYRVVEGWGWLDSAYMTVITLSTVGYQEVRPMGDRARLFSISLIFMGIISIGYIVNRFTEALIQGYFQDGIRMRQQKRLLDSLTKHYILCGFGRTGRQIAVEFKAEGIPFVTIDSRLEQVQAVQDMGCISVHGDATLDETLLNVGIERAICLVAALPSDAENLYIILSAKTLNPRIRAIARASSEEAVQKLQRAGADAVVSPYITGGRRLAAAALRPQVMDFVDGILTGTDSSFYMEEFLLDPETCPCVGKTLREARLRSQTGAMVLAIRRDSGRLIAGPDGDTKLMSRDLLICMGTADQLRELNQILGPIRSNLLRLPKPK; this is encoded by the coding sequence GTGTATTCAACCCTTGAGCAAAAATATCGACGTCTTCGCCAAGAGCTGATTGCCGGTGCGATCACTCTCGGGGGTGTATTTCTGATTGGAACTCTGTGGTATCGGGTGGTTGAAGGCTGGGGCTGGTTGGATTCAGCCTACATGACGGTAATCACGCTTTCGACAGTGGGCTATCAAGAAGTACGGCCGATGGGAGATCGGGCAAGACTATTCAGCATTTCTCTGATTTTTATGGGCATTATTAGTATCGGTTACATTGTTAACCGGTTTACAGAAGCCCTAATTCAAGGCTACTTTCAAGATGGAATTCGCATGAGGCAACAGAAGCGCTTGCTAGATAGTTTGACGAAACACTACATTTTGTGTGGGTTTGGACGGACTGGGCGTCAGATTGCTGTAGAATTTAAGGCTGAGGGAATCCCATTTGTGACAATTGACTCCCGATTGGAACAGGTTCAAGCTGTCCAGGATATGGGTTGTATTTCTGTACACGGAGATGCTACCTTGGATGAAACTCTGCTAAATGTGGGGATTGAACGGGCAATTTGTCTGGTGGCTGCCCTGCCCTCAGATGCCGAAAATCTCTATATTATCTTGTCTGCCAAAACCCTCAATCCCCGAATTCGAGCCATCGCTCGTGCTAGCTCTGAAGAAGCTGTTCAAAAATTGCAGCGAGCTGGTGCAGATGCTGTAGTTTCTCCCTACATCACTGGTGGTAGACGCTTGGCAGCTGCAGCCCTTAGACCCCAAGTCATGGATTTTGTGGATGGGATTCTAACCGGAACTGATAGCTCTTTTTATATGGAAGAGTTTCTGCTAGACCCCGAAACCTGTCCTTGCGTGGGCAAAACCCTCAGGGAAGCCCGACTGCGATCGCAAACTGGTGCTATGGTCTTAGCAATTCGCCGGGATTCCGGTCGTCTGATTGCTGGACCAGACGGTGACACTAAACTCATGTCACGAGACCTACTGATTTGTATGGGCACAGCTGATCAATTGCGTGAGCTAAACCAGATTCTCGGTCCAATCCGTTCGAACTTGCTACGACTGCCCAAGCCCAAATAG
- the ruvC gene encoding crossover junction endodeoxyribonuclease RuvC — protein MEKRILGIDPGLATLGFGAISCQTTQISKLGKTEGSLGVPKRSSQSPIQATPEPLQLIDFGIIQTPAKTDYGSRLCTIYEDLHTLLEHCQPDLVAIEKLFFYRMSTTISVAQARGVVVLVTAQHGVPMVEFTPGQIKQAMTGYGNADKYDVQQAVMRELNLDTIPKPDDLADALAVALTAWFHMS, from the coding sequence ATGGAAAAGCGAATTTTGGGAATTGACCCAGGACTAGCTACTTTAGGTTTTGGCGCAATTAGTTGCCAAACAACCCAAATTAGTAAGTTAGGAAAAACAGAAGGCTCCTTAGGAGTGCCAAAGCGTTCTAGCCAGTCACCAATACAGGCAACCCCTGAACCATTGCAGTTGATAGATTTTGGTATCATCCAAACCCCTGCCAAGACTGATTACGGCTCACGACTGTGTACGATTTACGAGGATTTACACACCCTGCTTGAACACTGCCAACCGGATCTGGTAGCGATTGAAAAACTTTTTTTCTACCGTATGAGTACTACGATCTCCGTAGCTCAGGCACGGGGTGTTGTGGTATTAGTAACAGCACAACATGGAGTTCCAATGGTAGAGTTTACACCGGGTCAGATTAAGCAGGCAATGACCGGATATGGTAATGCCGATAAATATGACGTTCAGCAGGCTGTTATGCGGGAGTTAAATTTAGACACCATCCCCAAACCAGATGATTTAGCAGATGCCTTGGCAGTCGCATTGACCGCCTGGTTTCATATGTCTTGA
- a CDS encoding gluconeogenesis factor YvcK family protein — MSSISLFKRALRTLQNESRGRIPQRVNRWFKWLAPGLLVKRWILLSAGGVVLTSLGLAIWVKLTPVFYIIKFTAQVLEKITTIIPNHVSGPIALILGLLFIFWGQTRTVGSITEVLKPDHDRKLIDVLMDHRRLNRGPKIVVIGGGTGLSSLLRGLKVYSANITAIVTVADDGGSSGRLRREIGVLPPGDIRHCLTALADQEKLLTELFEYRFRAGSGLVGHSFGNLFLTAMSDITGDLEQAVAASSQVLAVRGRVLPATLTDVSLWAELADGRRIEGESNITEARGVIKKIGCTPEHPPALPAALKAIQQADYIIIGPGSLYTSIIPNLLVPEITDAIAARLIPRIYVCNIMTQPGETDGYSVSDHIKTIDEACGKRLFNAVLVNRKYPSAGSLIKYAQVKSHPVFLDREETSKLGRRIVVTNVMYEDEETHLVRHNSERLARVLLRWYSRAHA, encoded by the coding sequence ATGTCCTCAATCAGTCTTTTCAAAAGAGCTCTACGTACCCTACAAAATGAATCGAGAGGTCGAATTCCTCAGCGGGTCAACCGTTGGTTTAAGTGGTTAGCCCCTGGATTACTGGTGAAGCGTTGGATACTTTTAAGTGCTGGTGGTGTAGTGCTAACAAGTTTGGGATTAGCGATTTGGGTAAAGCTGACTCCAGTTTTTTACATCATTAAATTCACAGCGCAAGTTTTAGAGAAAATTACCACCATTATTCCTAACCATGTCTCTGGTCCAATTGCGCTGATCTTGGGTCTGCTTTTTATCTTCTGGGGGCAAACCCGGACGGTAGGATCAATTACGGAAGTTTTAAAACCCGACCACGATCGAAAACTGATTGATGTGCTGATGGATCATCGTCGGTTAAACCGGGGACCGAAAATTGTAGTCATTGGGGGTGGCACTGGTCTTTCTAGCTTACTTAGAGGACTAAAGGTTTATAGTGCTAATATCACTGCTATTGTTACGGTAGCTGATGATGGGGGTTCCAGTGGACGATTGCGACGGGAAATTGGAGTGTTACCACCGGGGGATATTCGTCACTGTTTAACAGCACTGGCAGACCAAGAAAAGTTGTTAACCGAACTGTTTGAATACCGTTTTAGAGCTGGTAGTGGTTTAGTCGGTCACAGTTTTGGAAACCTTTTCCTGACCGCAATGAGTGATATTACTGGCGATCTAGAACAAGCTGTTGCCGCTAGTTCTCAGGTATTAGCAGTGCGAGGAAGAGTCTTGCCAGCGACCCTAACTGATGTTAGCCTTTGGGCTGAATTAGCTGATGGACGTCGCATCGAAGGAGAGTCTAATATTACTGAAGCTCGGGGAGTGATCAAAAAAATTGGTTGTACTCCCGAACATCCACCTGCTTTACCAGCAGCACTCAAGGCAATTCAGCAAGCTGATTATATTATAATAGGACCCGGTAGCCTCTATACCAGCATTATTCCCAATCTGTTGGTGCCAGAAATTACCGATGCGATCGCAGCTCGCTTGATACCCCGCATCTACGTTTGTAATATCATGACCCAGCCAGGAGAAACTGATGGATATAGTGTCTCTGACCATATCAAAACTATTGATGAAGCCTGTGGAAAAAGGCTATTTAACGCGGTACTGGTGAATCGAAAATACCCCTCAGCTGGGTCACTAATTAAGTATGCTCAAGTTAAGTCTCATCCAGTGTTTCTGGATCGAGAAGAAACTTCTAAATTAGGGCGTCGCATTGTAGTGACCAATGTAATGTATGAAGATGAGGAAACTCATTTAGTGCGGCACAATTCGGAAAGGCTGGCACGGGTTTTATTACGATGGTATAGTCGAGCACATGCGTGA
- the tsaE gene encoding tRNA (adenosine(37)-N6)-threonylcarbamoyltransferase complex ATPase subunit type 1 TsaE — protein MTKIFLADAKATRSLGVELGKSLPASSIILLEGDLGAGKTTLVQGIGEGLGITDAIVSPTFTLINEYTEGRIPLYHLDLYRLSTSEVESLNPEHYWEAIEVAPGIVAIEWAERLHYLPPSYLHLRLTYSHDGGRQAQFTCNGKFDLTWLLDRLSGCSPLASSVE, from the coding sequence ATGACAAAAATTTTTCTAGCTGATGCTAAAGCAACGCGATCGCTAGGTGTGGAATTGGGTAAATCTCTGCCAGCTAGTAGCATCATTTTGTTGGAGGGAGACTTAGGGGCTGGCAAAACAACCCTAGTTCAGGGTATTGGTGAGGGACTAGGCATAACTGATGCCATTGTTAGTCCCACCTTTACTCTGATCAATGAGTATACAGAGGGACGTATCCCCCTGTATCACCTCGATTTGTACCGCTTATCCACCTCAGAAGTAGAGTCATTAAACCCAGAACACTACTGGGAGGCAATTGAGGTTGCTCCGGGAATTGTGGCAATCGAGTGGGCTGAACGTCTACACTATTTGCCACCCAGTTATCTACATCTAAGACTAACCTATTCCCACGACGGTGGACGTCAGGCTCAATTCACCTGTAACGGTAAGTTTGATTTAACTTGGCTGTTGGATAGGTTATCTGGTTGTTCGCCCTTGGCCTCCAGTGTAGAGTAG
- a CDS encoding dihydroorotase, giving the protein MLSDFCLFIRHARILLPSGEFLLGDIHTCGRRIVQVAPDIPVPTDVTAYKEIDATGLTLLPGVIDPQVHFREPGLEHKEDLFTASCACAKGGVTSFLEMPNTRPPTTTQAPLDDKLKRAADKCLVNYGFFIGATPANQPDLHNAQPTCGIKIFMGSAHGALLVDHEAVIEPIFAEGFSEGSRKYNRLIAVHAEDQARINQRRKEFAGITDPAVHSKIQDNQAALNATKLALKLSKKYQRRLHILHLSTAEEAELLREDKPSWVTAEVTPQHLLLNTDAYAEIGTLAQMNPPLRSHHDNEVLWQALLDGVIDFIATDHAPHTLEEKAKGYPHTPSGMPGVETSLPLMLTQAIEGRCSVPQVSHWMSTAVAKAYGIPNKGAIAPGYDADLVLVDLETYHPVLREELLSKCGWSPFEGWNLTGWPVMTIVGGQVVYDRGKLNTDVRGEALTFTS; this is encoded by the coding sequence ATGTTGTCTGACTTTTGCTTGTTTATCCGCCATGCTCGTATTCTATTGCCCTCTGGTGAATTTTTACTGGGGGATATCCACACCTGCGGTCGAAGGATTGTTCAGGTTGCCCCAGACATCCCAGTGCCAACGGACGTTACGGCATATAAAGAAATAGACGCTACTGGCTTAACTTTGTTGCCAGGGGTAATTGATCCCCAAGTCCATTTTCGGGAACCAGGTCTAGAACATAAGGAAGACTTATTTACTGCCAGTTGTGCCTGTGCCAAGGGTGGAGTAACGTCCTTTTTAGAGATGCCGAATACTCGTCCTCCAACGACAACCCAAGCCCCACTGGATGACAAGCTCAAGCGAGCGGCAGATAAGTGTTTAGTTAATTATGGCTTTTTTATCGGTGCAACACCAGCAAATCAGCCAGATTTGCACAATGCCCAGCCGACTTGTGGGATTAAGATATTCATGGGTTCAGCTCATGGTGCACTCTTGGTAGATCATGAAGCAGTGATAGAACCAATTTTTGCTGAAGGTTTTAGCGAAGGTTCTCGGAAGTACAATCGCTTAATTGCAGTACACGCGGAAGACCAAGCTAGAATTAATCAGCGACGTAAGGAATTTGCTGGCATTACTGACCCTGCTGTTCACTCTAAGATTCAGGACAATCAAGCTGCTCTTAATGCCACCAAGTTAGCCCTGAAGTTGTCTAAAAAATATCAGCGGCGGTTGCATATATTGCACCTATCCACCGCTGAAGAAGCTGAATTGCTTAGGGAAGACAAACCTAGCTGGGTGACGGCGGAAGTGACTCCCCAGCACTTATTACTAAATACCGATGCCTATGCAGAGATTGGTACCCTGGCACAGATGAATCCGCCTTTGCGCTCCCACCATGACAACGAAGTTCTTTGGCAAGCTCTACTCGATGGCGTGATCGATTTTATCGCCACAGACCATGCTCCTCATACCTTGGAGGAAAAAGCGAAAGGTTACCCCCACACTCCTTCGGGAATGCCTGGAGTAGAAACATCTCTACCACTGATGCTGACTCAAGCCATAGAGGGACGGTGTAGTGTGCCTCAAGTATCTCACTGGATGTCTACAGCAGTTGCTAAGGCCTATGGAATTCCCAACAAAGGTGCGATCGCTCCTGGCTATGATGCGGATTTGGTATTGGTAGATTTGGAAACTTACCACCCAGTGTTACGGGAAGAACTTTTAAGCAAATGCGGCTGGAGTCCTTTTGAAGGTTGGAACTTAACCGGATGGCCAGTGATGACCATTGTTGGTGGTCAAGTAGTCTACGACAGAGGAAAATTGAACACAGACGTGCGAGGTGAAGCTTTAACCTTTACCAGTTAA
- the lepB gene encoding signal peptidase I, translating to MSRVPDKRPEKKPTQPSKDNAWVEGIKTITLSAVLAFGIRTFVAEARYIPSGSMLPTLQINDRLIIDKLSYRFFQDPQRGEIVVFAPTERLKEQNFKDAFIKRVIGLPGDKVLVKNGRVYINDQEIEEKYIEEAPQYDFGPATVPADQYLVLGDNRNNSYDSHHWGFVPRDKIIGRAVVRFWPLNRMGKLKPNPSYPEGLNQPTGL from the coding sequence ATGAGTCGTGTACCAGATAAAAGACCAGAAAAAAAACCTACACAGCCTTCTAAAGACAATGCTTGGGTAGAAGGGATTAAAACGATTACCTTGAGTGCTGTTCTTGCCTTTGGGATTCGCACGTTTGTGGCAGAAGCGCGATACATCCCATCAGGATCAATGCTACCGACATTACAGATTAATGACCGCCTAATTATTGATAAGTTAAGTTATCGCTTTTTCCAAGACCCACAACGAGGAGAAATTGTGGTATTTGCTCCCACTGAAAGGCTGAAAGAGCAAAATTTCAAAGATGCTTTTATCAAGCGCGTAATTGGGTTACCCGGTGACAAAGTTTTGGTTAAAAATGGTCGAGTTTATATCAATGATCAAGAAATAGAGGAAAAGTATATCGAAGAAGCACCACAGTACGATTTTGGACCGGCAACAGTACCAGCAGATCAATACCTAGTACTGGGAGATAACCGTAACAATAGTTACGACTCTCACCACTGGGGCTTTGTCCCTCGTGACAAAATTATCGGTCGTGCGGTAGTGCGGTTTTGGCCGTTAAATCGGATGGGGAAATTGAAACCAAATCCGAGTTACCCTGAAGGGTTGAATCAGCCAACTGGCTTATGA